The proteins below are encoded in one region of Pontibacter deserti:
- a CDS encoding sensor histidine kinase, whose product MSTATLPTEFLKVFEQVPDSYLILSPELTVLTASDAYLAATYTLRDELKDKSIFAAFPDNVQTSQANADMVASLQKVLLTKKPHRISVNQYSPFGTKTPPRAKTNSFSCLNTPVLDAQGEVLYIIHKIETNNLDVRQAQSIAPEQLIDQEKEHNTLESQQQGTEEESINRHFLQATLDSSPDMIQVFKAVRNADNKIIDFTWELNNQKSFEMYGDVIGKSLLTLNPGVKETGIFGKLVKVTETGQPLQYDQHYNFEQFDGWFHQSVVKLNDGVVTITSEITERKNTEIALRDSMLFIEQIMAATPDFIMLFNLLTNKLDFVNRRPYQENEERYQETLAISYDQILARAHPDDRNSLHCFIEKFRTAANDEIHTLDYRVVDKNKVIWYRTRGKVFNRDKNGKPTHYISIVQDITKYKLAEQELTKQYHVLKQAEEVACMGSWEYNVITRKLTWSDGMYRMFNLPAGSPINLNTYLAFTLPEDLPLVKKIIRQILKSQEPLENVFRVTVKEKVHTIRIKTLPLRNTFGETEKVLGIDLDITEVKQLAQENLEIRLNQQKNLLLAIMDAQEEERRRISEALHNGVGQVLYAAKINLDRLRGQSISNAPDIAANFLQVDKILQTAISQTRSLSHELTPVVLEQFGLITAFHEIGVSLSSPFLHINCQVLSLPDKLEKYLQIVVYRIAQELANNIVKHSKATEAQLLLRKQADKLVLLAEDNGEGFNAEHVDSQGIGLSSIKNRVNLLNGSFKITASPGKGTLIEIRLPLHAEAGPSV is encoded by the coding sequence ATGTCAACTGCCACCCTGCCCACCGAGTTTCTGAAAGTATTTGAACAGGTTCCGGATTCTTATCTTATACTTTCGCCAGAGCTAACTGTCTTAACAGCCTCTGACGCTTATTTGGCAGCAACTTATACTTTAAGAGACGAGCTAAAAGACAAAAGTATATTTGCTGCCTTCCCGGACAACGTCCAGACTTCGCAAGCTAATGCTGATATGGTAGCTTCACTTCAAAAGGTGCTTCTTACTAAAAAACCGCATCGCATCAGCGTAAATCAGTACAGCCCTTTTGGTACAAAAACTCCTCCCCGCGCTAAAACCAACTCCTTCAGTTGTTTAAACACTCCTGTGTTAGATGCACAGGGAGAAGTGCTTTATATTATACACAAGATTGAAACCAATAACCTGGACGTTCGACAAGCTCAAAGTATAGCTCCTGAACAGCTTATTGATCAGGAAAAAGAGCACAATACATTGGAGAGCCAGCAACAGGGCACCGAAGAGGAAAGTATAAACAGGCATTTTCTTCAGGCAACGCTGGATAGTTCTCCTGATATGATACAAGTATTTAAAGCAGTAAGGAATGCTGATAACAAGATAATCGATTTTACCTGGGAGCTGAATAACCAAAAGTCTTTTGAGATGTATGGAGATGTAATAGGCAAAAGCCTGTTAACCCTGAACCCCGGCGTAAAGGAGACAGGTATATTTGGTAAGCTGGTTAAAGTAACAGAAACAGGCCAACCGTTACAGTATGATCAACATTATAATTTTGAGCAGTTTGATGGGTGGTTTCATCAGTCAGTTGTAAAGCTGAATGATGGCGTGGTTACTATTACATCGGAAATAACGGAGCGGAAGAACACAGAAATAGCGCTACGGGATAGCATGTTGTTTATTGAGCAGATCATGGCTGCCACCCCTGATTTTATTATGTTGTTTAATCTGCTGACCAATAAGCTCGATTTCGTGAACCGGAGACCTTACCAGGAAAACGAGGAGCGTTACCAGGAAACCTTAGCTATTAGCTATGACCAGATTTTAGCCAGAGCCCACCCTGACGATAGAAATAGCCTGCATTGTTTTATAGAAAAATTCAGGACTGCTGCCAACGATGAAATCCATACGTTAGATTACCGTGTTGTAGATAAAAATAAAGTGATCTGGTACCGCACCCGTGGTAAAGTATTTAACCGCGATAAAAACGGGAAGCCCACACATTATATCAGCATTGTACAAGACATTACCAAGTATAAACTGGCAGAGCAGGAACTCACAAAACAATACCATGTGCTGAAGCAGGCCGAAGAAGTGGCATGCATGGGTAGCTGGGAATATAATGTAATAACCCGGAAACTTACGTGGTCTGATGGTATGTATCGTATGTTTAATTTACCGGCAGGTAGTCCCATCAACCTGAATACATACCTTGCCTTTACTCTTCCTGAAGACCTCCCGCTGGTAAAAAAGATCATCCGCCAGATACTGAAAAGCCAAGAGCCCCTGGAAAATGTATTTCGGGTTACTGTAAAAGAAAAAGTACACACAATACGAATAAAGACCTTACCGCTCCGCAATACTTTTGGTGAAACAGAAAAAGTACTTGGCATAGACCTGGATATTACAGAAGTGAAGCAGCTGGCACAGGAAAACCTGGAGATACGCCTGAATCAGCAAAAGAATCTGCTATTAGCTATAATGGATGCCCAGGAAGAAGAACGAAGAAGGATATCCGAAGCTTTACATAATGGTGTCGGCCAGGTATTGTATGCAGCTAAAATTAACCTCGACCGCTTACGCGGACAAAGTATAAGTAATGCCCCGGATATAGCAGCTAACTTTTTGCAGGTAGATAAAATATTGCAGACAGCTATAAGCCAAACCCGCAGTCTTTCCCACGAGCTTACGCCTGTAGTGCTGGAGCAATTCGGTCTTATTACAGCCTTTCATGAAATCGGGGTTTCGCTTAGCAGCCCGTTCTTACATATAAATTGCCAGGTGCTCAGCCTGCCAGATAAACTTGAGAAATACCTGCAGATAGTGGTGTACCGCATAGCTCAGGAATTGGCGAACAATATTGTAAAACACTCGAAGGCCACTGAAGCACAACTGCTATTACGAAAACAGGCTGATAAACTTGTGCTGCTGGCAGAAGACAATGGGGAAGGGTTTAATGCGGAGCATGTGGATAGCCAGGGCATTGGTTTAAGTTCTATAAAGAATAGGGTAAATTTACTGAACGGCTCTTTTAAAATAACCGCCTCTCCTGGTAAAGGTACCCTTATCGAGATTCGTTTACCGCTACATGCCGAAGCAGGCCCTTCCGTTTAA
- a CDS encoding synaptic vesicle VAT-1 family membrane protein produces MIERQVYRMPKAGSIKDLKVQTERLEQPEADEVCVKVKAIGLNFADIFAMQGLYSATPAGSFIPGLEFSGEIIAVGNAVEGEWKVGDRVMGVTKFGGYVSHIIINHRYVIPLPDSWSYEEGAGFLVQGLTAYYALKELGNLQQGMAVLIHSAAGGVGILANRICKKYEAYTIGTVGNSQKVVFLREEENYDEVIVRDSEFFGKLRKVLGERPLQLIMECIGGKILEQGWKAMAPMGRMVVYGNASFTSHGSRPNYPKLIWKFLKRPKIDPLRLPTENKSLMGFNLIYLYEQTEMMHKLLGELQALHLKPQHIGHIYPFEDMHAAIHMFQSGKTVGKVVIKVN; encoded by the coding sequence ATGATCGAACGGCAGGTTTACCGGATGCCCAAAGCAGGCTCTATTAAAGATCTTAAAGTACAGACAGAGAGGTTAGAGCAACCTGAAGCTGATGAAGTTTGCGTAAAGGTTAAGGCCATTGGATTAAACTTCGCAGATATTTTTGCTATGCAAGGGTTATATAGTGCCACTCCTGCGGGTTCTTTCATACCTGGGCTGGAATTTTCAGGAGAGATTATCGCTGTTGGTAATGCCGTTGAAGGAGAATGGAAAGTGGGAGACAGGGTGATGGGAGTTACTAAATTTGGTGGTTATGTGTCGCATATCATTATAAACCATAGGTATGTAATACCACTCCCTGATAGCTGGAGTTATGAAGAAGGAGCAGGGTTTTTAGTGCAGGGGCTTACAGCCTATTATGCCCTTAAAGAGCTTGGTAATCTGCAGCAAGGCATGGCCGTACTTATCCATAGTGCAGCAGGCGGGGTGGGCATTCTGGCGAACCGTATTTGTAAAAAGTACGAAGCTTATACTATCGGCACAGTAGGAAATTCTCAAAAGGTAGTGTTTCTGAGAGAAGAAGAGAATTATGATGAAGTAATTGTGCGGGATAGCGAATTCTTTGGTAAACTAAGAAAGGTACTTGGTGAGCGTCCGTTGCAACTGATTATGGAGTGCATAGGCGGCAAAATACTGGAACAAGGTTGGAAAGCTATGGCGCCGATGGGACGGATGGTAGTGTATGGCAATGCCAGCTTTACGAGCCATGGTTCCAGGCCTAACTACCCAAAGTTGATCTGGAAATTTCTGAAGCGACCAAAAATAGATCCCTTGCGTTTGCCTACCGAAAATAAATCCCTCATGGGGTTTAACTTAATTTACCTCTATGAGCAGACAGAAATGATGCATAAGTTACTTGGTGAGCTGCAAGCACTGCACCTTAAGCCCCAGCACATAGGCCATATTTATCCTTTTGAAGACATGCATGCGGCTATCCATATGTTTCAGAGCGGCAAAACAGTGGGGAAAGTAGTGATTAAGGTTAATTAA
- a CDS encoding cupin domain-containing protein translates to MSNTLTTMSLEEAKQTLFTEIERELADQGFNIEKKDMSRPWGGFFVIDEKQAPRFAEVYFNQVPVDELKISGKLSPKILVVAPAKRLSWQYHFRRAEIWKVLKGEVGVVTSETDEEGELQKLAPEALITLKQGERHRLVGLTDWGVLAEIWRHTDAEKPSDEEDIVRLQDDFGR, encoded by the coding sequence ATGAGTAACACCCTTACCACAATGAGTTTAGAAGAAGCCAAGCAAACGTTGTTCACCGAAATAGAGAGAGAGCTTGCTGATCAAGGCTTTAACATAGAGAAGAAAGACATGAGCAGGCCCTGGGGCGGCTTTTTTGTAATAGATGAAAAACAGGCACCCCGATTTGCCGAAGTATACTTTAACCAGGTACCAGTTGATGAGCTAAAGATATCCGGTAAGCTTAGTCCGAAGATATTGGTGGTGGCACCGGCCAAAAGATTATCCTGGCAATACCATTTTCGGCGTGCTGAGATATGGAAAGTATTGAAAGGAGAAGTAGGCGTTGTAACAAGTGAAACTGACGAAGAAGGTGAACTTCAGAAATTGGCACCTGAAGCATTGATAACTTTAAAACAAGGCGAACGCCACCGGCTGGTTGGCTTAACTGACTGGGGCGTTCTGGCTGAAATCTGGCGCCATACCGATGCCGAAAAACCCTCAGACGAAGAGGACATTGTCCGGCTGCAGGATGATTTTGGCAGATAA
- the cphA gene encoding cyanophycin synthetase: MKIVELKIMRGPNFWSIKHPKIIVLKLDLEDKQHVLTNEIPNFSQKLQKLFPGMYKHRSSEGTEGGFIRLIEEGTTLSKVVQHIALELQTMAGMDSGYGRRYATSEPNIDTIVFSYQEERAGEYAAEAAVRITEALANGEKVSVIQDVAKLHQIREDEYFGPTTEAIVQEAINRNIPYIQNRQSGHIHLGYGIYQQRIQAAMSSHTSFFGVENAGNKNMTKHILEEAGIPVPKGRIVYSLRELEEAIDELDYPIVTKPLDGNQGKGASINIQTWKDAAKGFAEAQRYSQAVMVEQFIQGFDYRLLVINGKFVAAAKRTPAMVTGDGVSSIRQLINQVNKDPRRGVGHEKELTHIKVDRITRGILREKGISLQTILPYGEELFLKKTANLSTGGTATDVTDIVDPYNVLMAERIAGIIGLDICGIDVMTTDIAIPLPDTRGAVIEVNAAPGLRMHISPTEGLPRNVAEPIIDMLFPYNSPSRIPIIAVTGTNGKTTTSRLISHILNFKGHKVGFTTTDGIYIQGKKIIKGDTTGAYSSEFVLKDPTVNYAVLEVARGGMLRSGLAFTQCDVGIVMNVSEDHLGLGDIHTVEDMAKVKAVVPKTVCSEGYAVLNADDDLVYDMATGLRCKVAFFSLDENNPRIIEHISKGGLAAVYEHGYVSIFKNTYKIRVDRVADIPLTFGGKARFNIYNVLAATLTAYISHLEINEIKTALRTFIPSPETTPGRMNLFKLPKAEVLIDYAHNMASMQAIGDFIKNTEAFPKIGIIAGIGDRRDEDMKEVGRIAAEIFDEIIIRQDKDLRGRDGKEINNLLKEGIFSVKPELEPKEIKQESSALAYALEYAPESAFIALFSEDIHEAVKLVENFRIIQHRKLNAEQ; this comes from the coding sequence ATGAAGATCGTCGAACTGAAAATAATGCGTGGGCCTAACTTCTGGTCTATCAAGCATCCCAAAATTATTGTGCTTAAACTAGACCTTGAGGACAAACAGCATGTACTGACCAACGAGATCCCAAATTTTTCTCAAAAGCTTCAGAAACTATTCCCCGGCATGTACAAACACCGTTCATCTGAGGGTACCGAAGGAGGCTTTATCAGATTAATAGAGGAAGGAACCACCTTAAGCAAAGTAGTACAGCATATCGCGCTGGAACTGCAGACAATGGCAGGTATGGACAGCGGTTACGGCAGACGCTACGCCACCAGCGAACCTAACATTGACACCATTGTTTTCTCTTACCAGGAAGAACGGGCAGGTGAATATGCCGCCGAAGCAGCCGTACGCATAACAGAAGCCTTAGCCAACGGCGAAAAAGTAAGCGTGATCCAGGATGTAGCCAAACTGCACCAGATCAGGGAAGACGAGTATTTCGGTCCAACTACAGAAGCTATTGTGCAGGAAGCCATCAACCGTAATATTCCATACATCCAGAACAGGCAAAGCGGTCATATCCATCTTGGGTATGGTATTTACCAGCAACGCATTCAGGCAGCCATGAGCAGCCATACTTCGTTTTTCGGAGTTGAGAATGCCGGCAATAAAAACATGACCAAGCATATTCTGGAAGAAGCTGGCATACCTGTACCTAAAGGCCGGATAGTTTACTCGTTGCGTGAACTGGAAGAAGCTATCGATGAACTTGACTACCCTATAGTTACCAAACCGCTGGATGGCAATCAGGGCAAAGGAGCAAGTATAAACATACAGACCTGGAAGGACGCAGCCAAAGGGTTTGCAGAGGCACAACGCTACTCGCAGGCAGTTATGGTAGAGCAGTTTATTCAAGGCTTCGACTATAGGCTGCTGGTTATAAACGGTAAGTTTGTTGCTGCCGCCAAACGTACACCTGCTATGGTTACAGGCGATGGCGTATCTAGTATAAGGCAGTTAATTAATCAGGTAAACAAAGACCCAAGGCGGGGTGTTGGCCACGAAAAAGAGCTGACACACATAAAAGTTGACCGCATCACCCGTGGCATACTTCGGGAGAAAGGTATAAGCCTGCAAACTATACTTCCTTACGGGGAAGAACTATTCTTAAAGAAAACAGCTAACCTGAGCACCGGTGGTACAGCTACCGATGTAACTGATATTGTAGATCCATATAACGTACTGATGGCTGAAAGAATAGCCGGTATAATTGGGCTGGATATATGCGGGATAGATGTAATGACCACCGACATAGCCATACCGCTGCCGGATACCAGAGGTGCTGTTATTGAGGTTAATGCCGCTCCGGGACTCAGGATGCACATTTCTCCAACCGAAGGTTTGCCACGAAACGTTGCAGAGCCGATCATCGATATGCTGTTTCCTTACAACAGCCCTTCCCGTATTCCGATCATTGCCGTAACCGGTACAAATGGTAAAACGACCACGTCCAGGCTGATATCGCATATACTTAACTTTAAAGGCCACAAGGTAGGTTTTACCACCACAGATGGTATTTACATACAAGGCAAAAAGATCATTAAAGGAGATACGACCGGCGCCTACAGCAGCGAGTTTGTGCTGAAAGACCCAACCGTAAATTATGCTGTACTTGAAGTTGCCCGTGGCGGTATGCTGCGTTCAGGGCTAGCTTTTACGCAATGTGATGTTGGTATCGTCATGAACGTTTCAGAAGACCACCTTGGGTTGGGCGACATCCACACTGTGGAGGATATGGCAAAAGTGAAAGCTGTTGTACCTAAAACTGTTTGCTCGGAAGGCTATGCTGTGTTGAATGCAGATGATGACCTGGTATACGACATGGCTACCGGCCTGCGCTGCAAAGTCGCTTTCTTCAGTTTAGATGAAAATAACCCGCGCATTATAGAGCATATCTCTAAAGGTGGCTTGGCTGCTGTTTATGAGCACGGATATGTATCGATATTTAAAAACACTTACAAGATACGCGTAGACCGGGTAGCAGATATTCCGCTTACTTTCGGAGGTAAAGCCAGGTTCAATATCTACAATGTGCTGGCCGCCACTTTAACGGCTTACATTTCTCACCTGGAGATAAACGAGATCAAAACAGCGCTGCGCACCTTTATACCTTCCCCTGAAACTACCCCGGGACGTATGAACCTGTTTAAGTTACCAAAAGCCGAAGTATTGATTGACTATGCACACAATATGGCAAGTATGCAGGCTATCGGAGATTTCATCAAGAATACTGAAGCTTTTCCTAAAATAGGCATTATTGCAGGTATAGGCGACAGGCGCGACGAGGATATGAAAGAGGTGGGCCGCATTGCTGCAGAGATTTTCGATGAGATCATCATCAGGCAGGATAAAGACTTGCGCGGTCGTGATGGCAAGGAAATAAACAACCTCCTGAAAGAAGGCATTTTCTCTGTAAAACCTGAACTTGAACCTAAAGAAATTAAACAGGAATCGAGTGCGCTGGCTTATGCCTTGGAATATGCACCGGAAAGTGCTTTTATAGCTCTCTTTTCAGAAGACATACACGAGGCAGTTAAGTTGGTTGAGAACTTCAGGATAATACAGCACCGTAAATTAAACGCGGAGCAATAA
- a CDS encoding gamma-glutamyltransferase family protein: MKKLLTLTILAAFSFSGIAQQTQKPVLHGKNWMAITGKPLAATAGAMTFQKGGNAVDAACAMLAATCTMWDVLSWGGETQALIYNPKTKKVIAINALGVAPTGATPKFFKSKGYNFPPEYGPLAATTPGTPGGLLYMLANYGTLSLEQVLAPAMEMAAGYPMEAQTANSIEKNKDLIKQWPYSKKVFLTHPGEKREAPQAGEIFVQKDLLQTLTKMVEAEKQALKNGKSRKDAIMAGYDRFYKGDIAEEFVRGSKEQGGLITMQDLANWKPIEEEPLKVNYKGVEVYKLQQWTQGPVMLQALNILENFDLKSMGYNSAKYIHTLYQAMNLSFADRDFYYGDSYFAPEEPMKGLLSEAYAKQRAGLIQSDKNNPNIGPGDPYLFEGKKNPYLKLLKKRGFEMDTTKRNFAPTHDTRNGSSLNEYQDRLWRGTTTVEAADKEGWVVSITPSGGWLPATIAGNTGIGMSQRMQSFVLDPAINPFNVVEPGKRPRVTLTPSMALKDGKPYLSFAVQGGDTQDQNLLQFFLNVVEFDMNVQQAAEAANFNTNQLWLSLGGTKTEDRQPKPGQILLHDATPEAVRNDLKKMGYIMSFDDRTSGPINAIYFDWKYGSFWGGSSNHGEDYGIGW, encoded by the coding sequence ATGAAAAAACTTCTGACACTGACTATTCTTGCCGCTTTTAGTTTTTCGGGTATTGCGCAACAGACACAAAAGCCTGTGTTGCATGGTAAAAACTGGATGGCTATTACCGGTAAACCATTAGCGGCCACTGCCGGGGCCATGACATTCCAGAAAGGAGGCAATGCCGTGGATGCCGCTTGTGCCATGCTTGCTGCCACCTGCACGATGTGGGATGTATTGAGCTGGGGAGGCGAGACACAGGCCCTGATCTATAATCCTAAAACAAAAAAAGTAATTGCTATTAATGCGCTTGGCGTAGCACCAACGGGCGCCACTCCTAAGTTCTTTAAAAGCAAAGGGTATAACTTTCCTCCGGAGTATGGTCCGCTGGCAGCCACTACCCCTGGTACACCGGGCGGCCTTTTATACATGCTGGCAAACTATGGAACACTAAGCCTGGAACAGGTATTGGCGCCTGCCATGGAAATGGCGGCCGGTTACCCTATGGAAGCGCAAACGGCCAACAGCATCGAAAAGAACAAAGACCTGATAAAACAGTGGCCATACAGTAAAAAAGTATTTTTAACGCATCCTGGTGAGAAGAGGGAAGCTCCACAAGCCGGTGAGATTTTTGTGCAGAAAGACCTGCTGCAGACACTTACGAAGATGGTGGAAGCAGAAAAACAGGCCCTGAAAAATGGAAAGAGCCGCAAAGATGCCATCATGGCGGGTTATGATCGCTTTTATAAAGGTGATATAGCAGAAGAATTTGTGCGTGGCAGCAAAGAACAGGGCGGACTTATAACGATGCAGGACCTTGCCAACTGGAAGCCCATTGAGGAGGAACCGCTAAAAGTAAATTACAAGGGAGTGGAAGTATACAAGCTACAGCAGTGGACGCAGGGGCCTGTAATGCTGCAGGCACTCAACATCCTGGAAAATTTCGACCTGAAAAGTATGGGCTATAACAGTGCCAAGTATATCCATACACTTTACCAGGCCATGAACCTGTCTTTTGCTGACCGGGACTTTTACTACGGTGATTCTTACTTTGCTCCGGAAGAGCCGATGAAAGGCTTATTAAGCGAAGCCTATGCAAAGCAGCGCGCCGGTCTTATTCAGTCTGATAAGAACAACCCGAACATAGGGCCCGGAGACCCTTACCTGTTTGAAGGCAAAAAGAATCCTTATCTGAAGCTATTGAAGAAACGGGGATTTGAGATGGATACCACCAAACGAAACTTTGCCCCTACCCACGATACGAGAAATGGTTCTTCCCTCAACGAATACCAGGACAGGTTATGGCGGGGAACTACCACAGTAGAAGCGGCTGATAAAGAAGGCTGGGTGGTTTCTATTACGCCAAGTGGTGGCTGGCTGCCTGCTACCATTGCCGGAAATACAGGTATAGGTATGAGCCAGCGGATGCAAAGTTTTGTACTGGATCCTGCTATCAATCCTTTTAATGTTGTAGAACCAGGCAAACGACCAAGAGTAACGCTTACACCATCTATGGCTTTGAAAGACGGGAAGCCATACTTGTCTTTTGCAGTGCAGGGCGGCGATACGCAGGATCAGAACCTGCTGCAATTCTTTTTAAATGTAGTGGAGTTTGACATGAACGTGCAACAAGCTGCAGAAGCCGCCAACTTTAATACCAACCAACTATGGCTCTCATTGGGTGGTACCAAAACAGAAGATCGCCAGCCAAAACCGGGGCAGATCTTATTACATGATGCCACACCGGAAGCTGTAAGAAATGACCTGAAAAAAATGGGATATATTATGAGCTTTGATGATCGTACCAGCGGCCCTATTAATGCGATTTATTTTGACTGGAAATACGGAAGCTTCTGGGGCGGTTCGAGCAACCATGGAGAGGACTATGGAATTGGCTGGTAA
- a CDS encoding oxygenase MpaB family protein produces the protein MENFVEEGSVVREIWGKGDTILFIFAGASAEFALNKAVDWLYFTGKLPSDPLGRLFSTVSYARRIVFSEKQAAIKAIDAMATIHAGVEASRGTSIPDWAYRDVLFMLIDYSIRSYEVLERKLTLAEKEEVFDVFYRVGSRMGVKDLPGTFDAWTIMREEHLQHNLEKSHFTDDLFKQYRKHLGIARYLILLEAQTLVVPDRVRALLEFRNKSFLGPVLWMYKLARYLQADWLLKTLIMPPAYKAQIKALDAMPVRK, from the coding sequence ATGGAAAACTTTGTTGAAGAAGGCTCTGTAGTAAGAGAGATATGGGGGAAAGGAGATACCATTCTCTTTATATTTGCCGGTGCATCTGCTGAGTTTGCCCTTAATAAAGCTGTGGATTGGCTATACTTTACAGGTAAACTGCCTTCAGACCCGCTAGGCAGGTTGTTTTCTACCGTATCGTATGCACGCAGAATTGTGTTCTCAGAGAAACAGGCAGCTATAAAGGCCATTGATGCCATGGCAACTATTCATGCAGGGGTAGAAGCCAGTAGAGGTACCTCCATTCCGGACTGGGCTTACAGGGATGTGCTGTTCATGCTCATCGATTATTCTATCAGGTCTTATGAAGTACTGGAGCGGAAACTGACTTTAGCTGAAAAGGAAGAAGTATTCGATGTGTTTTATAGGGTGGGGAGCCGGATGGGAGTGAAAGACTTACCTGGTACGTTTGATGCGTGGACTATAATGCGGGAAGAACACCTGCAGCATAATCTCGAGAAAAGCCACTTCACAGACGACCTTTTTAAACAGTATCGCAAGCACCTGGGCATAGCTCGTTACCTGATCTTGCTGGAAGCCCAGACACTTGTTGTGCCGGACAGGGTGCGTGCTTTGTTGGAATTCAGAAACAAATCATTTCTCGGGCCGGTACTCTGGATGTATAAGTTAGCCAGGTACCTACAGGCCGACTGGCTGCTGAAGACATTGATAATGCCACCTGCCTATAAAGCGCAAATTAAGGCTTTAGACGCAATGCCAGTCAGGAAATAG
- a CDS encoding response regulator transcription factor, with protein sequence MEAQEVIRVIIAEDHVILRQGLKMLLDEDKEIEVVGEAGNGTELLEMLSKTPVDVVLMDINMPEMNGFEATERVVKEFPDTKVIALSMLNNLPFVQKILQCGASGYLLKTTGKDELRSAIKLVAGGTNYICSELSINMLSNSFGGGPVVVEHEDHAGLSKREIEVLGLIAEGFTNAEIADKLFTSKRTIETHRQNILEKTGAKNTANLIKYAIGHKIIAADMPE encoded by the coding sequence ATGGAAGCACAGGAAGTAATCAGAGTCATAATTGCGGAAGATCATGTGATATTGCGCCAGGGACTCAAAATGCTTTTAGATGAAGATAAAGAAATTGAAGTAGTAGGGGAGGCTGGTAACGGTACTGAGTTACTGGAGATGTTATCGAAAACACCTGTAGATGTAGTGCTAATGGATATAAACATGCCTGAAATGAACGGCTTCGAGGCTACAGAGCGTGTGGTTAAAGAATTTCCGGACACAAAGGTAATAGCCCTCTCGATGCTTAATAACCTGCCGTTTGTACAAAAGATTCTACAGTGTGGGGCTTCGGGTTACCTGCTTAAAACTACCGGAAAAGATGAGCTCCGTTCAGCTATAAAATTAGTGGCAGGCGGTACAAACTATATCTGTAGCGAACTCTCTATAAACATGCTTTCTAATTCATTTGGAGGAGGGCCTGTGGTAGTGGAACATGAAGACCATGCCGGCTTATCTAAAAGAGAAATAGAGGTACTAGGCTTAATTGCAGAGGGCTTTACAAACGCTGAGATAGCAGATAAGCTTTTTACCAGTAAGCGCACGATAGAAACGCACCGCCAGAACATACTGGAAAAAACAGGAGCAAAAAATACAGCCAATCTTATAAAGTATGCCATTGGGCACAAGATAATTGCTGCTGATATGCCGGAGTAA
- a CDS encoding LytR/AlgR family response regulator transcription factor gives MKAIAIDDEPMALEVVRSHAAKVPFLELVACFTDAFKALEYLQQEPVDLLFLDIKMPDISGLEFVTSLQKKPMVIFTTAYTEHAVTSFELDAIDYLLKPFSLPRFIKACNKAQELLQLRGTTSTAKDYLFLKTGYEQVKVYYDEILYLEAAGNYVTFVLSDKKLLTRMTISEATDMLPADKFIRVHRSYIVAKNKIDKIERHQVCIKGNEVPVGASYMQQLQIV, from the coding sequence ATGAAAGCAATTGCGATAGACGATGAGCCAATGGCGCTGGAAGTAGTACGGTCACATGCTGCTAAGGTACCTTTTCTGGAGCTGGTTGCCTGCTTTACCGATGCCTTTAAAGCACTGGAATACCTGCAGCAGGAGCCTGTAGACCTGTTGTTCCTGGATATTAAAATGCCTGACATTTCGGGGCTGGAGTTTGTGACGAGTCTGCAGAAAAAGCCGATGGTTATATTTACCACAGCTTATACAGAACATGCCGTTACCAGCTTTGAACTTGATGCTATTGATTACCTGCTAAAACCTTTCTCGCTGCCCAGGTTTATAAAAGCCTGTAACAAAGCACAGGAACTGCTTCAGTTACGTGGCACAACATCAACGGCTAAAGATTACCTTTTCCTGAAGACAGGTTATGAACAGGTGAAAGTATATTATGACGAGATTTTATACTTAGAGGCAGCCGGTAATTATGTAACGTTCGTGCTTTCGGATAAAAAGCTGCTAACCCGCATGACCATCAGTGAAGCCACTGACATGCTGCCAGCCGATAAATTTATCAGGGTGCACCGTTCCTATATCGTTGCTAAAAATAAAATTGATAAAATAGAGCGTCACCAGGTATGCATCAAAGGCAACGAAGTACCGGTAGGGGCATCTTATATGCAGCAGTTGCAGATCGTGTAA